The segment CTCCTGTAGCTCTGAGCGCTCCTCAAATCAATGGCTAATTGAGCTGATTCGGTAGTTTGCGTAGCGCCTCCTACGGGAGGCGCTTTTTAGTTTAAATGCCTACTGTTCCTGATTGTTCCTAGAAAAGTTGATGGTTCCTTAAAACTAGAAGGCAGTCGTAACCGTTTATTTATCTGCCGTTTCCTATACCCTCTGTGGCAAGTTGGAGCAAGCCTATCGGGATGCAAATCAAGAGGATAATCCAGTGTGGGATGTGGTTGTAGCGGATGGGTTGGCGGATGAAACGTGGTGAGATTTATTACGCCAATTTAGAGTCTGTGCTGGGGGCTGAAACAGGTAAGCGTCTCCGGTATTGATTGTTAGCAATGATGTCAATAACTGGGTATCGACGGTGGTGACAGTGCTGCCGATTACGTCTAACGTTAGCCGGGTGTATCCATTTGAGGTGTTGCTAGAGCCGGAGATAAGTGGGTTGCCCAAACCTTCAAAGGCTCAGGCTCAGTAAATCTGGACGATCGCCAAACAGCAGCTTGAGGATGATGCGTTAGGGTGCTTGTCTGGGGATGTCATGGATTTGGTAGATGCTGCCATCAAGCTCCATTTGGGGCTGGTCTAGGGTCTGCTATGGTGAGGATTGTAGTCATTCTCAAAATTAGTTGACTGACAAATCTTTTTTAGTTGGATTGAACGATGTGAAAACCAACACTACCTCTAAACTCTACAATTCTGCTGGATTACGCTGTCGCTAACCCAGCCTACAAGCGAATCGGAGTTTCAAGAGTTTTGTCAGACAACTAAGTCTTACAACTATCCTGTGACTATCCTGTGATTATTCCCTGACGATCAAGGTACAACTGCTCTCTGATCGGTTGGTTTACTCTGCATGTATGATCGCGGCCAGATGCTTGAACTAGGGATTTGGGTGTAGAGTAGGCTAACAATAGCGTCGAGTTAGAGGCAACTATGGTAGCGATGCAGCGATGGATGGCAGCAGTGGGGGCGATCGTGCTTTCCTTAGCGCTAGTGGCTTGTAGCCCTTACCAGTTTCGTGTGCAGAGTGCAGATGTGCCAGAGATCATCATTCCATCGGCTAGTGGCCCTAGCACCTTTAACCCCGTACTTAACACGTCTTTCTACAGTGTGAATGGGTTCTTGCATCAAGGAATGTTGACAGAAAACGGCCTCACGGCAGAGATTGAACCAGCACTAGCGGAATCTTGGCAAATTTCTGAAGATAAGCGCCGGGTGACGTTTACGCTCCGTGAAGGGCTGAAATGGTCAGATGGCCAGCCGTTAACCGTTGATGATGTGGTGTTTACCTTTCGAGATGTGTACTTAAACCCAAAGATTGAATCGGGTGGTAAGGATATTTTGCGGGTGGGCCTGAAGGGAGAGTTGCCTACGGTGGCGAAGGTAGGCGATCGCCAGATTGAATTCACCATTCCAGAACCCTTTGCTCCTTTTGTTCGATTTGTGGGGGGAGTGCCTATTCTGCCTGCGCATGTATTAAAAGATACGATAAACACTACGGATGAAAAGGGAAACCTAGCATTTTTATCTACATGGAGTCTTCAGGCCAATCCTCGTGAGATTGTGGGTGCGGGTGCCTACGTGATGGAGCGCTACGTCCCAGGGCAGCGGATTATTTTGCGACGCAACCCCTACTACTGGCGCAAAGATCAGCAGGGTAATCCTCAACCTTACATTGAGCGCATCGTTTGGCAAATTATTGAGTCTAGCGATAGCCAGATTGTGCGGTTTCGCTCAAATGAACTAGACACTGTTGGTGTGCCATCCGATGCCTTCCAGTTGGTTAAGCGGGATGAAAAGCGTGGTCGCTACAAGGTCTATAACGGCGGACCAGAACGAACCATGACCTTTGTGTCCTTCAACCTCAATCGGGCTAGTAATGCTAAGGGCAAGCCATTTGTAGATCCGTTGAAATCTGAGTGGTTCAATACCAAAGAGTTTCGGCAGGCAGTTGCTTATAGCATTGATCGAGAGCGGATTAAGCAAACTGTATTCCGGGGATTAGCAGAGTTGCAAAATTCCCCTATTTATTTCAAAAGTCCCTACTTTTTGTCCGCAGAGCAGGGAATCAAAGTGTATAACTATGACCCAGAAAAAGCGAAGGCACTCCTGAAAAAGGCGGGGTTTCGCTACAACAGCAACGGAGAGTTGGAGGATGCTAAAGGCAATCGTGTGGAGTTCACTATTTTAGTGAAGGCAGAAGAAAAGTCACGGGTGGATATGATGAATCGCATCCGGGCAGATTTGAGCGCGATCGGCATCAAAGCTAACCCTCAAGTCATCAGCTTTAACTCGATTTTGGAAAAACTTAAGACCCGCGATTGGGAATGTTACGTGGGTAAGTTTGCGGGTGGCAGTGTAGACCCCCACAGTGGTTTTAACATTTGGTATAGCCAAGGTGAAGCGCATCAGTTTAACCAAGGGCAACGCTCTGGTGAACCGCCTATTCAAAATTGGCAAGTGAGCGATTGGGAAAAGGACATCGATCGCCTAATGATTGCCGCATCTCAAGAATTGGATGAAGCCAAGCGTCGTGCTCTCTATGTGGAATTTCAGCAACTAGTGCAAGAACAAGTTCCTTTTATCTACTTGGTGAATGAGTTGAACTTTGAGGCCGTGCGCGATCGCATTCAAAATCTTAAATTCTCGGCCTTAGGGGGTTCCCTGTGGAACCTGTACGAGCTGAAGGTGAAATAAGCTAGTCATCAGCTATGTCGGCTAGTGGAACTTGATTGCACTATTCATAGTCCAACATCCACTAGTTACTGGATCAATAGCTATGAAGAGTCTACAACTATCCCTAGTATCCCTAAAATCGTCTGCTTGTTACTTGTCGTTTATCCAGCGATCGCTGTCTGCTGTGACTGTCAGCATCATTGCACTGTTAGGCATGGGGTTGCCTTTAATGATGCCATCGCTGCCAGTTCTTGCCGATGATGACGATCGCCGCTCAGCCCATCCTAAAGCCTGTGAACGAGATTATGTCTTGCCCAATGGCTCCCTAGACCCACACCGGGGTCATTTCAGCCTGGCGATTAACCAGCGTCAAGTAACTCTACCCGAAGTAATTGCGCGGGTATCAATTATGGCAAAGCGCCCAGACGGTTATCTCAACGAACGGTTTATAGGCGACTTTCGCTACAAAATGAATCAGCGAGCCAAGTTTATTCGGGGGGTTAACCCAGGCGATCGTGTCATCGTGCGTTTGTTTACAACCCAACAGCAACTCATTGGCTATAGCGCCTTTGAACTGCTACCCGATAATGCGGCTGTGCACTTGGTGCTATCTAGCAATCCCTTACAAACAAGGGTAGTTCGCACGGTGTATGGCTTTGATGCCAACGAAGATGGGGTTATTGATACCAATCGCACTAGTTACAGCTACTTTACCCAAGTCACTGGTGCTAACTGGCAAACCAGTCAGGTTACCTTTTTGAAACAAGTACAGGCTGTCAATGTCTCGATGTTTCAAATTGCGGGTTTACCCAATGTCAGCCCTATCAGCGCTTGCAGTTGCTCGTTTAGCCGAGGGCGGTTTGCCTTGCTCGATCGCACCCTATTGGTGTTTAGCCCCGGTCTAGCTCCAGCCCTAGTTTCACTCCCAGGTCAGACAGTGCAAGTTATTACTGTCAGCGATCGTACCCTCTCCATCTATGAAGTCAGTCGCCAAGTAGTAACCTATCAACAAGTTGGGTTCACGACTGGCACAATGACTGAGTTGATTGGCGTAGTCAGTGGAGATGATGACGATGATGGTCGTCGCCGTCGCCGTCGTAACTGCAATCAAGGCATTGGCAATGGCCCTGAAGGATGCGACCCTGGTAACTCTCGACCTCGCGGTGGCAGCAACGACGAAGGGGGCCGCCGTCCTGGTCGCAATCGTTAGTCCTGTCCCCATTAAGCACGAAAGTATGGTAAGAGATCGATGTACCGTTGTCTGGTGCATTGATTTTTAAGCCACTAGTTGGGAGGTCAGGAAATTTATGCAAGTTAATGAATTGGGTTTTATTGCTACTCTATTGTTCGTACTTGTTCCAGCAGCGTTTCTCATTATTCTCTATATCCAAACAGCTAGCCAAAACGCTAACAAAGGCTCCTAGGGGAGTAGGGTAACGTTGACCTTAGGGCTACGGGAACTGTGTCTTCAAGACTGTGGCCACAGTTCCCATTGTTACGGCAGCACGGTCACGATAGTACCAACTTCGACTTGATCGTAGAGCTCCACAACGTCCTGGTTCAGCATCCGAATACACCCATGGGATACAGCCTGCCCAATTAGGTTTTCCTCATTGGTTCCGTGAAAACCCAACTGGGTGCGACCATCTGTCCAAATGCCAATCCAGCGCGCCCCTAGAGGATTATCTGGCCCTGGCGGAATTATCTGCCCAGAGCGAAAGCTCTTAAACACGGGGTTGACTTCTTTAGAAAAGACGCGGTAAGTGCCAATAGGGGTTTCCCACCCTGGTTTGCCTACGGCAATCGGGTAACTAGCTTGCAAAATACCTCCGCGATATACGTAGACTCGGCGGTACGATCGCCGCACTACTAAATGAGTTGTATTGCCCAGCATAGCCCCAATGTGTAGAGTGGGCATAGGGTTACCTGTCTGAATGTTGGCCGCAGTCGTAGACAATTTCTGTTGAGCGCCAACATGCCCAGCAGTACTAAACACCACTACACTAGCAATTGCCAACGATCGCAGTCCCCATGCTGTAGTCATGGTTGCTAACTTTCCTCCACTAGGCCAGATCTGCAGGTCATATGGGATTTGATCCAGAATTTTAACCAGATTTTGCCGGTTGTCACTGGAGATTTTGCCGTTGGGTGCTGGTGGATGACTAGCACACTGCATTCCCCACTGAATCATGGAGGCTGGTACACTCTAACGTATACTTCAATGCATGACAGAGGTGCTGCGATGACAATGCTGCGTGGTGAGCCGATGCCTTGGCAGACCAATACGAGTGAATCTTACGTGCCCATTTTTCATGAGGGGGCGGTTGTAGGGTTTTGTAAGCCAAACTATGCCTCCCGAATTGTAGATAGCCTCAATGAAGACGAGGTGCTCCACAAAGCCATGCGGGCAGCCTGTGCTGACTTGCTGCGCCACCAAGGGGGTGACCCCAGTCAACTGAATGGACTAATCAAGAGTTATATCAGCCAAGCTCAACGTCCGCGATCGGGTACGCCTGCTATTGCTATGTTATTGCGCGATCGCCAAGACGAGTTGGGGGTTAAAGATGCAGAATTTGTGCAGTTTTGTAACATTAATCGCCTATCCCCAGAATGGTTGAAGGACATTTACGCCGGAGAGCCAATTCCTGATCGCTTATTGGGGCCATTGGCAAAAATTCTCGCGATTACGGTTGAAGAGCTAGTTGACATTCGGGATGGTAAATCTACCCACTGACCATCAGCTCTCAGATGATCCAGCAGCCTCTAAACTACCTCGCTATGCAGCTAACGTAGTCCGTCAGCAAGGTAGACAGTGGATTGTACGGAACAATGGCGATCGCTTGCCTAGTGTCACCACTATCTTGAATGCTACGCGCTCGGTTGACCAGCTAGAGGCATTAGTCGCATGGCGACAGCGGGTAGGAGCCGCAGCAGCCGCCCAAATTGCCAGCACAGCTAGTCGGCGAGGTATTGGTACCCATCGTCAGATTCAGCACTTTCTAGAAGGCCAGCCAGTAGATTGTCCGCCGACGGTAAAGCCCTACTGGGATAGTTTTTTGC is part of the Cyanobacteriota bacterium genome and harbors:
- a CDS encoding L,D-transpeptidase, translating into MTTAWGLRSLAIASVVVFSTAGHVGAQQKLSTTAANIQTGNPMPTLHIGAMLGNTTHLVVRRSYRRVYVYRGGILQASYPIAVGKPGWETPIGTYRVFSKEVNPVFKSFRSGQIIPPGPDNPLGARWIGIWTDGRTQLGFHGTNEENLIGQAVSHGCIRMLNQDVVELYDQVEVGTIVTVLP
- a CDS encoding ABC transporter substrate-binding protein produces the protein MVAMQRWMAAVGAIVLSLALVACSPYQFRVQSADVPEIIIPSASGPSTFNPVLNTSFYSVNGFLHQGMLTENGLTAEIEPALAESWQISEDKRRVTFTLREGLKWSDGQPLTVDDVVFTFRDVYLNPKIESGGKDILRVGLKGELPTVAKVGDRQIEFTIPEPFAPFVRFVGGVPILPAHVLKDTINTTDEKGNLAFLSTWSLQANPREIVGAGAYVMERYVPGQRIILRRNPYYWRKDQQGNPQPYIERIVWQIIESSDSQIVRFRSNELDTVGVPSDAFQLVKRDEKRGRYKVYNGGPERTMTFVSFNLNRASNAKGKPFVDPLKSEWFNTKEFRQAVAYSIDRERIKQTVFRGLAELQNSPIYFKSPYFLSAEQGIKVYNYDPEKAKALLKKAGFRYNSNGELEDAKGNRVEFTILVKAEEKSRVDMMNRIRADLSAIGIKANPQVISFNSILEKLKTRDWECYVGKFAGGSVDPHSGFNIWYSQGEAHQFNQGQRSGEPPIQNWQVSDWEKDIDRLMIAASQELDEAKRRALYVEFQQLVQEQVPFIYLVNELNFEAVRDRIQNLKFSALGGSLWNLYELKVK
- the psbM gene encoding photosystem II reaction center protein PsbM; this encodes MQVNELGFIATLLFVLVPAAFLIILYIQTASQNANKGS